The following are from one region of the Staphylococcus argenteus genome:
- a CDS encoding MarR family winged helix-turn-helix transcriptional regulator: MSTNKNDYEHMLFYFAYKTFITTADEIIEKYGMSRQHHRFLFFINKLPGITIKSLLEILEISKQGSHATLQKLKEQGLIVEKVLETDRRVKKLYSTSKGNQLIAELNKAQDELLQNIYQQVGSDWYDVMEALAKGRPGFDFIKHLKDEKDS; encoded by the coding sequence ATGTCGACCAATAAAAACGATTATGAGCATATGTTGTTTTATTTTGCGTATAAGACTTTTATCACTACCGCTGATGAAATCATAGAGAAATATGGTATGAGCCGTCAGCATCATCGTTTTTTGTTTTTTATAAATAAATTACCTGGTATTACTATTAAATCATTACTAGAAATATTAGAGATTTCTAAACAAGGATCACATGCAACACTTCAAAAATTAAAAGAGCAAGGTCTTATTGTTGAAAAAGTTTTAGAGACAGATCGACGTGTCAAAAAATTATATTCGACAAGTAAAGGCAATCAACTTATTGCTGAATTAAACAAGGCGCAAGATGAATTATTGCAAAATATATATCAACAAGTCGGTTCGGATTGGTATGATGTGATGGAAGCATTGGCTAAAGGAAGACCAGGCTTTGATTTTATTAAGCATTTAAAAGATGAAAAAGACAGCTAG